From a single Nicotiana tomentosiformis chromosome 2, ASM39032v3, whole genome shotgun sequence genomic region:
- the LOC104115195 gene encoding abscisic acid receptor PYL4-like, translating into MPPSSPDSSVLLQRVSSNTTPDFACKQSQQLPRRTMPIPCTTQVPDSVVRFHTHPVGPDQCCSALIQRISAPVSTVWSVVRRFDNPQAYKHFVKSCHVIVGDGDVGTLREVRVISGLPAASSTERLEILDDERHVISFSVVGGDHRLANYRSVTTLHSEPSGDGTTIVVESFVVDIPPGNTRDETCVFVDTIVKCNLTSLSQIAVNLNRRKDS; encoded by the coding sequence ATGCCTCCTAGTTCTCCAGATTCATCTGTTTTACTCCAAAGAGTAAGCTCCAACACTACTCCTGATTTTGCCTGTAAACAATCCCAGCAATTACCAAGGCGTACTATGCCGATACCTTGTACGACACAAGTCCCAGATTCCGTTGTCCGATTCCATACTCATCCAGTGGGTCCCGACCAGTGCTGCTCCGCCTTGATCCAGCGGATTTCCGCCCCCGTCTCCACCGTATGGTCAGTGGTCCGCCGCTTCGACAATCCGCAAGCATACAAGCACTTCGTCAAGAGCTGCCACGTCATCGTAGGGGACGGTGATGTCGGCACTCTCCGCGAGGTTCGCGTGATCTCGGGCCTTCCAGCTGCGTCCAGCACGGAAAGGCTCGAGATCCTCGACGACGAGCGCCATGTCATCAGCTTTAGCGTAGTCGGTGGAGACCACCGACTCGCGAATTACCGTTCCGTCACCACGCTCCACTCGGAACCGTCTGGTGACGGGACGACCATCGTCGTTGAATCGTTCGTTGTTGATATACCACCTGGTAATACTAGAGATGAAACGTGTGTTTTCGTTGATACCATCGTCAAATGCAACCTCACATCGTTATCGCAGATCGCAGTTAACTTGAACAGAAGAAAAGATTCTTGA
- the LOC138904349 gene encoding serine/threonine-protein phosphatase 7 long form homolog: protein MEFPPLHPRPSSLELLLLQAEHRSSYIWVGELLAQTLRSRRRDGMWDFLKDHQLHPCVVKHLQDTGFYRIIEIGRLQLDWSLITALIERWRPETHTFDLPIGETTITLQDVEVLYGLPIDGLAVALPQGMRDYTGAQYLDTLQRLTDFRPEDDGVLVGASRLALTPIRLHLEAMHDDITHDTPELHIMWYTRSLLLLMFGGILFPNTSGNLVSLRFLHHLEQLDDLHRYSWDTAVLGYLYRQMCQACMGFKRDVAGFMPLLQVWAWERFLQFQPPLPPIAQVAPPPPFLPLARRWVERRGYEREYEA, encoded by the exons ATGGAGTTTCCGCCTTTGCATCCCAGACCTTCCTCTCTAGAGCTACTACTGCTACAGGCCGAGCATAGGTCTTCTTACATATGGGTGGGGGAGTTATTGGCCCAGACTTTACGTTCTAGGAGAAGAGACGGTATGTGGGACTTTCTTAAGGACCACCAGCTCCATCCCTGTGTAGTCAAACACTTGCAGGATACAGGTTTTTATAGGATTATTGAGATCGGCCGGCTGCAACTGGATTGGTCGTTGATCACTGctttgatagagcggtggcgaccagaGACGCACACATTCGATTTGCCCATTGGCGAAACCACTATCACGTTGCAGGACGTGGAAGTCCTGTATGGGCTGCCGATTGATGGACTTGCTGTTGCTTTGCCGCAAGGCATGAGAGATTATACGGGAGCTCAGTACCTGGACACGTTGCAGCGGCTCACCGATTTCCGGCCAGAGGATGATGGTGTATTGGTTGGGGCTAGTCGTCTTGCGTTGACGCCCATCCGGCTGCATTTGGAGGCCATGCATGATGACATTACTCATGATACACCAGAGCTTCATATTATGTGGTACACGAGGTCACTGTTGCTGCTTATGTTTGGAGGCatattgttcccgaacacttcgggtaacctagtcagcttgagatttcttcatcatcttgagcagCTAGATGATTTACATCGGTACAGCTGGGATACTGCTGTTCTTGGTTACTTGTACCGGCAGATGTGCCAGGCATGCATGGGCTTCAAGCGAGACGTTGCAGGATTTATGCCgctgctgcag gtttgggcctgggagcggttcctacagtttcagccacctctaccacccatAGCTCAGGTTGCACCACCTCCACCGTTTCTCCCTTTGGCTAGGAGGTGGGTTGAGAGGCGGGGATACGAACGCGAGTACGAGGCTTGA